The proteins below are encoded in one region of Ereboglobus luteus:
- a CDS encoding AAA family ATPase, with product MNTSLPACANIGVDWFSQRREQLRNLGAHLHEHIKGQSHVIGRVESVLRRGELGLAHPGRPKGSFLFVGPTGVGKTEITNAFTDYLFNGMKPVRFDMSEYQNQSSVEKLIGEKVGDIGLLGRSLAKADCGTLLFDEVEKAHPLVLDLFLQILDDASITLATGERKNLSRFYVVFTSNIGAGEAMRMQSAPFASIERTVLARVGQQLRPELVGRMTEKIVFSRLSYDVQREICEAMIAGECARLHKLGHIITVTPADLETILREGCHKTLGARPMRGAVERFLQDRAANGLLASPSR from the coding sequence ATGAATACATCCCTGCCTGCCTGTGCAAACATCGGCGTCGATTGGTTCAGCCAACGCCGCGAACAACTCCGCAACCTCGGCGCGCATCTTCACGAGCACATCAAGGGACAATCGCATGTTATTGGACGTGTCGAATCCGTGTTGCGGAGGGGCGAACTCGGCCTTGCGCATCCGGGGCGTCCCAAAGGCTCGTTTTTGTTCGTCGGCCCGACCGGTGTTGGAAAAACAGAAATTACAAATGCCTTCACCGATTATCTTTTCAACGGGATGAAACCCGTTCGTTTCGATATGTCGGAGTATCAAAATCAATCGTCTGTTGAAAAACTCATTGGTGAAAAAGTCGGTGATATTGGGTTGCTCGGCCGCTCGCTTGCAAAGGCGGATTGCGGCACGTTGCTTTTCGATGAAGTGGAAAAGGCGCATCCACTCGTGCTCGATCTTTTCCTGCAAATCCTCGATGATGCGAGCATCACACTCGCCACTGGAGAACGGAAAAACCTCTCGCGGTTCTATGTCGTTTTCACCTCAAACATAGGCGCGGGGGAAGCGATGCGAATGCAGTCCGCCCCCTTTGCGAGTATTGAGCGCACTGTGCTCGCGCGGGTGGGGCAACAGCTCCGGCCTGAACTTGTGGGCCGTATGACTGAAAAAATTGTGTTCTCCCGTCTGAGTTACGATGTGCAACGCGAAATCTGCGAGGCCATGATCGCGGGAGAATGCGCCCGTTTGCATAAACTTGGGCACATTATCACGGTCACTCCGGCAGACTTGGAGACGATCTTGCGGGAAGGGTGCCACAAAACACTAGGCGCGCGTCCCATGCGCGGGGCCGTGGAGCGTTTTCTGCAAGATCGTGCGGCAAATGGATTGTTGGCCTCACCGTCCCGTTAG